The proteins below come from a single Maridesulfovibrio frigidus DSM 17176 genomic window:
- the galU gene encoding UTP--glucose-1-phosphate uridylyltransferase GalU, whose translation MVIKKVIIPVAGWGTRSLPATKNIPKEMLPIFRKPVIQYVVEEAMTSGLTDVVFITNQNKKIIEDHFDYNLSLEDVLKRANKHEILAECRRVAEMVNIISVRQKKQLGLGHAVLCAKEVCKNDPFAVMVGDDLMFGLEPGIKQLIDAARTENMAVVGVIEVPENKVDRYGIVQGEEFAPGMYRVRNLVEKPPIGQAPSRLAIVGRYVLLPEIFDHLENLEPGVGGEIQLTDALQCLAQDNKLLAVKLRGQRFDAGDWVEYLTANIYFALQDEELRDGLVKSLRELLSCS comes from the coding sequence ATGGTCATCAAAAAAGTTATTATTCCTGTTGCTGGTTGGGGCACAAGATCATTGCCTGCTACTAAAAATATTCCTAAAGAAATGCTCCCGATCTTTAGAAAGCCTGTCATTCAGTATGTTGTTGAAGAAGCAATGACTAGTGGACTAACAGATGTTGTTTTTATTACAAACCAAAACAAAAAAATAATTGAAGACCATTTTGACTATAACTTGTCCCTTGAAGATGTTCTTAAGCGTGCTAACAAGCATGAAATTTTAGCCGAGTGCAGACGAGTCGCGGAAATGGTTAACATCATTTCTGTTCGTCAGAAAAAACAGCTTGGACTTGGTCATGCTGTACTTTGTGCCAAAGAAGTCTGTAAAAATGATCCTTTCGCCGTAATGGTTGGGGATGACCTTATGTTTGGCTTAGAGCCTGGTATTAAGCAGCTTATCGATGCAGCGCGTACAGAAAATATGGCTGTTGTAGGTGTTATTGAGGTTCCTGAGAATAAGGTTGATCGTTATGGTATTGTTCAGGGAGAAGAATTTGCTCCTGGAATGTACAGAGTTCGTAACTTGGTTGAAAAACCACCTATAGGGCAGGCTCCATCAAGGCTTGCTATTGTTGGGCGTTACGTTCTTTTGCCTGAAATATTTGATCATCTCGAGAATCTAGAGCCAGGTGTTGGCGGAGAAATTCAGCTCACTGATGCTTTGCAGTGCCTTGCTCAGGACAACAAACTCCTTGCGGTTAAATTGCGCGGGCAAAGATTTGACGCGGGCGACTGGGTTGAGTATCTTACTGCAAATATTTATTTCGCTCTTCAGGATGAAGAATTACGTGATGGTTTAGTAAAGAGTTTGCGGGAGCTTTTGTCTTGTTCGTAA
- the glmM gene encoding phosphoglucosamine mutase, whose amino-acid sequence MSKRLFGTDGLRGQVNIFPMTPDIALKLGLACGHFFRNGNQRPKVIIGKDTRLSGYVFESALTAGLCAMGMDVFQVGPMPTPAISFLTRNMRADLGIVISASHNPFMDNGIKLFDKDGFKLPDGLEDEIAEMVLSDNPNWNYPQSENVGRASKIEDAKGRYIVYLKYSFPQKMTLKGVKLVLDCANGATYSLGHMFEELGAEVVTIGNKPNGLNINDKCGSLYPEIVGQRVIEENADIGLAIDGDGDRLIVVDEKGQVLDGDQLMALCAADLMERGKLTKNMLVATVMSNMALENFMKERGGTLLRTNVGDRYVMEAMRREGAVLGGEQSGHLIFREYSTTGDGLLAALQLLRILCEKNRPLSELSGLLKLYPQSLVNVHVKRKVPFEEVPAVQEALKKVEKALGDKGRVLLRYSGTESVARVMVEAEDSSKVDLYTAELADVLEKHLV is encoded by the coding sequence ATGAGTAAACGTTTATTTGGAACTGATGGCCTGCGTGGTCAAGTCAATATATTTCCGATGACACCTGATATTGCTTTGAAATTAGGTCTTGCATGTGGTCATTTTTTTAGAAATGGCAATCAGCGGCCCAAAGTTATAATTGGTAAAGATACAAGACTTTCAGGCTATGTTTTTGAGTCTGCGCTTACAGCTGGGCTTTGTGCTATGGGAATGGATGTTTTTCAGGTCGGGCCGATGCCTACTCCTGCAATTTCTTTTCTTACCCGAAATATGCGCGCTGACCTTGGCATAGTTATTTCTGCTTCTCACAATCCTTTTATGGATAATGGGATCAAACTTTTTGATAAAGACGGCTTCAAACTTCCTGACGGACTCGAAGACGAAATTGCTGAAATGGTACTTTCTGATAATCCTAACTGGAATTATCCTCAGTCTGAGAACGTCGGAAGGGCATCCAAGATTGAAGATGCGAAAGGTCGCTATATCGTTTATTTGAAGTACAGCTTTCCTCAGAAAATGACGCTTAAAGGCGTTAAGCTTGTGCTTGATTGTGCCAATGGTGCAACTTACAGTCTCGGCCATATGTTCGAAGAGCTTGGTGCAGAAGTTGTGACTATCGGGAATAAGCCTAATGGTCTTAATATCAATGACAAGTGCGGTTCACTATATCCTGAGATTGTCGGGCAAAGAGTGATTGAAGAGAATGCGGATATCGGCCTTGCTATCGATGGTGACGGTGACCGTTTGATCGTAGTCGATGAGAAAGGGCAGGTTCTTGATGGTGATCAGCTCATGGCTCTTTGTGCTGCAGATCTTATGGAGCGTGGTAAACTTACCAAAAATATGCTTGTCGCAACTGTGATGAGTAATATGGCTCTTGAAAATTTCATGAAAGAACGCGGCGGAACGTTGCTGCGAACTAATGTTGGTGACCGCTATGTTATGGAAGCCATGCGCCGCGAAGGTGCAGTTCTTGGCGGAGAGCAGTCTGGCCACCTAATATTCAGAGAGTATAGTACAACTGGCGATGGACTCCTCGCGGCCCTCCAGTTATTGCGTATACTTTGTGAGAAAAACAGACCGCTATCTGAGCTTTCAGGTTTGCTTAAACTGTATCCACAATCGCTTGTAAATGTTCATGTTAAGAGAAAAGTTCCTTTCGAGGAAGTGCCCGCAGTGCAGGAAGCTCTTAAAAAAGTTGAAAAAGCACTTGGTGATAAAGGTAGAGTTTTGCTCCGTTATTCAGGCACTGAGTCTGTAGCTAGAGTGATGGTTGAAGCAGAAGACAGCTCTAAGGTTGATCTTTATACCGCTGAGCTTGCGGACGTTCTGGAAAAGCATTTAGTTTAA
- a CDS encoding CdaR family protein, with protein MVDKHWKIALLAITMAVLTWYLVTGRDLVETWVEFPLEIVNPPQGMIIRSGMITKVSARLRGPKGLIRNLDTKKMAYSLDTGHLIVGSNPIAVVPEKLGLGSALEVVEIKPSIINLVVDMYVKKTVRVIPTWKGSLNKDFTIEGKSCVPAEVVLRGPASILKKVAQVRTQDIMLDTDSPEVWKGLIPLNLPEEVEANPGMVSVSLVFKVRKAKMWVKVPLYILGPEEIDFTASQNFVRLFVEGPKPFFRKNDFRNEITASIDINATIPNGENIVNYDVSVPSGCSVTKKNPEVITVTISRQDLVDQ; from the coding sequence ATGGTAGATAAACACTGGAAAATAGCGCTACTGGCGATAACAATGGCCGTTTTAACATGGTATCTGGTTACAGGCCGTGATCTTGTTGAAACGTGGGTTGAATTCCCATTGGAAATTGTTAACCCGCCTCAGGGTATGATTATTCGTAGCGGAATGATTACAAAGGTTTCTGCCCGTCTCAGAGGTCCCAAAGGACTTATTCGCAATCTAGATACAAAAAAAATGGCTTATTCTCTTGATACTGGACACCTTATTGTTGGCAGCAATCCTATCGCTGTTGTTCCCGAGAAACTCGGGCTTGGTAGTGCTTTGGAAGTTGTTGAAATTAAGCCTTCAATAATAAATCTTGTTGTTGATATGTATGTTAAGAAAACTGTTAGGGTTATCCCCACATGGAAGGGATCTTTGAACAAAGATTTTACCATTGAAGGAAAATCTTGTGTGCCTGCCGAAGTTGTTCTCCGCGGTCCAGCTTCGATACTTAAGAAAGTTGCGCAGGTTCGTACGCAGGACATAATGCTTGATACTGATTCTCCTGAAGTATGGAAGGGGTTGATTCCATTGAATCTTCCTGAAGAAGTAGAAGCTAATCCGGGAATGGTTTCTGTTTCGCTTGTTTTTAAGGTAAGAAAGGCTAAGATGTGGGTAAAAGTTCCCTTGTATATTTTGGGGCCCGAAGAAATTGATTTTACTGCTAGTCAGAATTTTGTGAGACTTTTTGTTGAAGGTCCAAAACCCTTTTTCCGTAAAAATGATTTTAGAAATGAAATTACTGCTTCTATAGATATTAATGCGACAATACCAAATGGTGAAAACATCGTTAATTATGATGTTAGCGTTCCTTCAGGGTGCTCAGTTACTAAAAAGAATCCTGAAGTAATAACTGTAACAATATCAAGACAGGATTTAGTGGATCAGTAG
- the cdaA gene encoding diadenylate cyclase CdaA, protein MFELLGFQISWKELLDIGLVGVVYFYVILLVRGTRAAAIIWGLFVILFVYYTSDVFGLYTLNWLLTNFLSSIFLIIVILFQRDIRKGLAQMGAGRFWRKNDFKIAVIDEICSAMDSMARRKIGALVVIQKNVPLGDIIEKGVEIDSKITKQLLINIFWPDTPLHDGAVVINSNRIVAASCILPLAQVSTRKSAIGTRHRAALGISEETDVIAIAVSEERGTISVAIGGKLTTSLDIIRLKRVLKNTLS, encoded by the coding sequence ATGTTTGAATTATTAGGATTTCAAATTTCCTGGAAGGAACTACTCGATATCGGCCTTGTCGGTGTAGTCTATTTTTACGTAATTCTGCTTGTACGTGGAACTCGTGCTGCGGCTATTATTTGGGGTTTGTTTGTTATCCTTTTTGTTTATTATACTTCAGATGTTTTTGGCTTATACACTCTGAACTGGCTACTCACGAACTTTTTGAGTTCAATTTTCCTTATCATAGTTATTTTATTTCAGCGTGATATCCGAAAAGGTCTTGCTCAAATGGGCGCAGGGCGCTTCTGGCGCAAAAACGATTTTAAGATTGCAGTTATTGATGAGATTTGTTCAGCAATGGATTCAATGGCTCGCCGTAAAATCGGGGCTCTTGTGGTTATTCAAAAGAACGTTCCACTCGGAGACATTATCGAGAAGGGCGTTGAGATTGATTCTAAGATTACAAAGCAGCTTCTTATAAATATTTTTTGGCCGGATACACCGCTGCATGACGGAGCTGTAGTGATTAATTCTAATAGAATTGTAGCTGCATCATGTATATTGCCTTTAGCACAGGTTTCAACCAGAAAGAGTGCTATCGGAACAAGGCATAGGGCCGCTCTCGGTATCAGTGAAGAAACAGATGTAATCGCAATTGCCGTTTCAGAAGAACGGGGCACAATTTCTGTTGCTATAGGTGGCAAGCTTACTACTAGCTTGGATATTATCAGATTAAAACGTGTTCTGAAAAACACTTTGAGCTAA
- the folP gene encoding dihydropteroate synthase — protein MKRTYTWTIKGGRVLGPSPFFIAGIVNVTPDSFYDGGVNYDPQHAVANGRMLASQGADILDVGGESTRPFADKISAKDEIRRVIPVVRELAKDHVVSVDTVKHEVALAALEAGASIINDVSAFSADPALLEVVADIKPGYVLMHSQGSPDKMQIAPHYDNVIGEISTFFKKSLEKLLKAGLPEKNIVIDPGIGFGKTLEHNIEILKNIDALMELGFPVYMGLSNKSLWGKLLGLEPQDRQNATQAATAVLAARGVPIHRVHEVGLTAQTLRIVKAIAKDI, from the coding sequence ATGAAACGGACCTACACATGGACCATTAAGGGGGGAAGGGTTTTAGGCCCTTCCCCTTTTTTTATTGCCGGAATAGTAAATGTAACTCCTGATTCTTTTTATGATGGCGGAGTAAACTATGATCCACAGCATGCTGTTGCTAATGGCAGAATGCTGGCATCGCAGGGTGCGGATATACTTGATGTCGGCGGTGAAAGCACAAGGCCCTTTGCAGACAAAATTTCTGCAAAGGATGAAATCCGCCGTGTAATCCCGGTTGTTAGAGAACTAGCTAAGGATCACGTTGTCTCCGTTGATACCGTTAAGCACGAGGTGGCTCTTGCTGCCCTCGAAGCTGGAGCTTCTATTATCAATGACGTTTCAGCTTTCAGTGCTGATCCTGCCCTTCTTGAAGTGGTTGCGGATATTAAGCCGGGTTATGTTTTGATGCACAGTCAGGGCAGCCCAGATAAAATGCAAATTGCGCCACATTATGATAATGTAATCGGAGAAATTTCAACTTTTTTTAAAAAAAGTCTTGAAAAACTCTTAAAAGCTGGATTACCCGAAAAAAACATAGTAATTGATCCAGGTATAGGGTTTGGAAAAACTCTTGAGCACAATATTGAGATTCTTAAAAATATTGATGCGCTCATGGAATTAGGTTTTCCGGTTTACATGGGGCTTTCAAATAAGTCATTATGGGGCAAGTTGCTAGGGCTTGAACCGCAGGATCGTCAAAACGCAACGCAGGCTGCTACAGCTGTTCTTGCCGCGCGCGGAGTTCCGATTCATAGGGTTCACGAAGTAGGTTTGACTGCTCAGACCTTGAGGATTGTGAAGGCGATTGCCAAGGATATTTAA
- the ftsH gene encoding ATP-dependent zinc metalloprotease FtsH: protein MNSFAKNLLVWVTIMLVMIVLFNLFNQPAAPQQKVSYTDFLMKVDSGEIIQVKIQGQKISGVMVGDKRFVTYSPNDPTLIPNLIKNKIEVIAEPAEDSPWYMTLFISWFPMLLLVGVWIFFMRQMQGGGGGGRGGAMSFGKSKARMLNEESAKVTFQDVAGVDEAKEELSEIVQFLSEPKKFTRLGGRIPKGVLLVGSPGTGKTLLARAVAGEAGVPFFSISGSDFVEMFVGVGASRVRDLFAQGKKNAPCLIFIDEIDAVGRQRGAGLGGGHDEREQTLNQLLVEMDGFESNEGVILIAATNRPDVLDPALLRPGRFDRQVVVPTPDVRGRAHILKVHTRKTPLADDLDLDVIARGTPGFSGADLENLVNEAALSAAKNNQDYVKMVDFEEAKDKVLMGRERRSLILNDKEKETTAYHEAGHALAAKLLEDTDPIHKVTIIPRGRALGVTQQLPVDDRHNYSKRYLEDTLVMLLGGRVAEELILDQMTTGASNDIERATKMARSMVCQWGMSEKLGPMTFGETNDQVFLGKEFGHGKDFSEDTARLIDSEIRRIIDTALEKAKMLLTENKEHLHTIAAALLERETISGDEIDTLMNGGVLPPLENLANSATPSNAAKAYESSAKAGYTPVEEKDEAKSEADSTENNEFSFDESPDNSDDKSSQESEAKSEEEKSSDDKKSSD from the coding sequence TTGAACAGTTTTGCCAAGAACCTCTTGGTCTGGGTAACCATCATGTTGGTGATGATTGTTTTGTTCAATCTTTTCAACCAGCCTGCAGCTCCCCAGCAAAAGGTTTCCTATACTGACTTCCTTATGAAAGTCGATAGCGGAGAGATCATACAGGTCAAGATTCAAGGACAGAAAATCAGCGGAGTTATGGTTGGCGATAAACGTTTCGTTACCTATAGCCCTAATGATCCTACTCTAATTCCTAATCTGATTAAGAATAAAATTGAAGTGATAGCAGAACCGGCAGAAGATTCTCCTTGGTATATGACTCTGTTCATATCTTGGTTTCCTATGCTGCTTCTTGTTGGTGTATGGATATTTTTCATGCGTCAAATGCAAGGCGGCGGTGGCGGCGGACGTGGCGGGGCCATGTCTTTCGGTAAATCCAAAGCTCGTATGCTTAATGAAGAAAGCGCTAAAGTAACATTTCAGGATGTTGCCGGAGTAGACGAAGCTAAAGAAGAGCTTTCTGAAATAGTCCAGTTTCTTAGCGAACCTAAGAAGTTTACGCGTCTTGGCGGTCGTATCCCTAAAGGGGTTCTTCTTGTCGGGTCACCGGGTACTGGTAAAACATTACTTGCACGTGCTGTTGCTGGTGAAGCTGGCGTACCATTCTTTTCAATTTCCGGTTCGGATTTTGTTGAAATGTTCGTTGGTGTCGGTGCTTCTCGTGTTCGTGATCTTTTTGCTCAGGGTAAAAAGAATGCTCCTTGTTTGATATTTATTGATGAAATTGACGCAGTTGGACGTCAGCGTGGCGCCGGTCTCGGCGGCGGGCATGATGAACGCGAGCAGACACTTAACCAGCTTCTCGTAGAGATGGATGGATTTGAGTCTAACGAAGGCGTTATCCTTATTGCTGCTACGAATAGACCTGATGTACTTGACCCGGCTCTACTTAGACCAGGTCGTTTCGACAGACAGGTTGTTGTTCCTACTCCTGATGTTAGAGGCAGGGCGCATATCCTTAAAGTTCACACCCGCAAAACACCTTTGGCAGATGATCTTGATCTTGATGTCATTGCTCGCGGAACCCCTGGATTTTCCGGTGCGGATCTTGAGAACCTCGTCAATGAGGCGGCTCTCTCCGCAGCGAAGAACAATCAGGATTACGTGAAAATGGTGGATTTCGAAGAAGCCAAAGATAAAGTACTTATGGGTAGAGAACGTCGTAGTCTTATTCTTAACGATAAAGAAAAAGAGACTACAGCGTATCATGAAGCTGGGCATGCTCTTGCAGCTAAGCTTCTTGAAGATACCGATCCAATTCACAAGGTCACGATTATTCCTCGTGGTAGAGCTCTTGGTGTAACCCAGCAGCTCCCAGTTGATGATCGTCATAACTATTCTAAAAGATACCTTGAAGATACACTTGTTATGCTACTTGGTGGTCGTGTTGCAGAGGAACTGATCCTTGACCAGATGACCACTGGGGCCAGCAATGATATCGAGCGCGCTACTAAGATGGCTCGCAGCATGGTTTGTCAATGGGGTATGAGTGAAAAACTCGGACCTATGACTTTTGGTGAAACCAATGATCAGGTATTCCTCGGTAAGGAATTTGGTCATGGTAAAGACTTTAGTGAAGACACAGCGCGTCTTATCGATTCTGAAATCAGAAGAATTATCGATACCGCACTTGAAAAAGCTAAGATGTTGCTCACTGAAAATAAAGAACATCTCCATACGATTGCCGCTGCATTACTTGAGCGTGAAACTATCTCCGGAGATGAAATTGATACGCTTATGAACGGTGGAGTGTTACCTCCACTTGAGAATTTGGCTAATTCAGCAACTCCTTCAAACGCTGCGAAGGCTTATGAGTCTTCAGCAAAAGCTGGATATACTCCGGTTGAAGAGAAGGATGAAGCCAAGTCTGAAGCTGATTCAACTGAAAACAATGAGTTTTCTTTCGACGAATCACCAGATAATTCAGATGATAAATCTAGCCAAGAATCTGAAGCCAAGTCTGAAGAAGAGAAATCCTCTGATGATAAAAAGAGCTCTGATTAG
- a CDS encoding bacteriohemerythrin has protein sequence MDSKCTKGSFLYTGCDAIDEQHQGFFKLLEKFNSQIDENDNSEIADIISELYLYSIYHFETEEKIFSQYPSIDFSKHLNQHQAFSEKVEQFNSVCLLDNTEGSQKVLKFMKNWLTSHIQNIDVADFKAIEELEKAK, from the coding sequence ATGGATTCAAAATGTACTAAAGGATCTTTTTTATATACAGGATGCGATGCAATTGACGAACAGCATCAAGGCTTCTTTAAACTTCTGGAAAAATTTAATTCACAAATAGATGAAAACGACAACAGTGAAATCGCAGATATTATTTCTGAATTATATTTATACAGCATCTACCATTTTGAAACAGAAGAAAAAATTTTCAGCCAATACCCATCCATTGATTTTTCTAAACATCTAAATCAACATCAAGCTTTTTCCGAAAAAGTTGAGCAATTCAATAGCGTTTGTTTACTGGACAACACCGAAGGATCTCAGAAAGTACTCAAATTTATGAAAAACTGGCTCACATCGCATATTCAAAATATAGATGTTGCTGACTTCAAGGCGATAGAAGAATTAGAAAAAGCAAAATAA
- the argH gene encoding argininosuccinate lyase: MAEIKLWGGRFAQKTAASVEEYTQSVSYDKNLYREDIEGSKAHAQVLAEQGVLTEDEAKTLVEGLDTVLGEIESGKFEWKKEMEDLHMNIESRLTEIVGAVGGKLHTGRSRNDQVALGFRLYVVRSLEAWKDVLEKLISVFTAKAEGHLGVLLPGYTHLQPAQPVSLAHHMLAYAWMFKRDHERVCDCIKRVNVSPLGAAALAGTTYPLNPSSVAEKLGMDGTFRNSLDAVSDRDFVMESLFTGSLIMTHLSRICEELIIWANPCFGFIKLPDAYSTGSSIMPQKKNPDVCELMRGKTGRVFGDLISMLTTVKGLPLAYNRDMQEDKEPFFDADKTVYASVSIMADMMEVMGFNAENMENALKKGFLNATELADYLVGKGIPFREAHHITGSAVAHAETAGKGLEDMTLAELKSFSDKIDEDVFEILSYEAAVRRRVSPGGTGPESVKSQIAELKVWLKK; encoded by the coding sequence ATGGCTGAAATTAAATTATGGGGCGGAAGATTTGCTCAAAAAACTGCTGCGTCAGTAGAAGAATACACGCAGTCTGTCAGCTATGATAAAAATCTGTACCGAGAAGATATTGAAGGCTCAAAAGCGCATGCTCAGGTGCTGGCAGAGCAGGGTGTTCTTACTGAGGATGAAGCTAAGACTTTGGTCGAAGGTCTTGATACTGTTCTCGGTGAAATCGAGTCTGGTAAATTTGAGTGGAAAAAGGAGATGGAAGATCTCCACATGAATATCGAGAGCAGACTTACTGAAATTGTTGGCGCAGTCGGTGGGAAGCTCCACACTGGTCGTAGTCGTAATGATCAGGTTGCCCTTGGTTTTCGTTTGTACGTAGTTCGCAGTCTCGAAGCATGGAAAGACGTGCTTGAAAAACTAATTTCCGTATTCACCGCAAAAGCTGAAGGTCATCTAGGCGTTTTGCTTCCGGGGTATACACACTTACAGCCGGCTCAGCCTGTAAGCTTGGCTCATCACATGCTCGCTTATGCCTGGATGTTCAAAAGAGATCATGAACGCGTTTGTGATTGTATTAAGCGTGTAAATGTAAGCCCACTTGGCGCTGCAGCTCTCGCTGGAACAACTTATCCTCTGAATCCTTCTTCTGTAGCTGAAAAGCTTGGTATGGATGGAACTTTTCGTAATAGTCTTGATGCAGTTTCGGATCGTGATTTCGTGATGGAATCATTGTTTACAGGCTCTTTGATTATGACTCACCTAAGTCGAATTTGTGAAGAGCTTATCATATGGGCTAACCCTTGTTTCGGCTTCATTAAGCTGCCTGATGCTTATTCTACCGGCTCATCAATCATGCCTCAGAAAAAGAATCCTGACGTGTGTGAGCTTATGCGTGGTAAAACGGGCCGAGTTTTCGGCGATTTGATTTCAATGCTCACAACTGTGAAAGGTCTTCCGCTGGCATACAATAGAGATATGCAGGAAGATAAAGAGCCGTTTTTTGATGCTGACAAAACGGTCTATGCATCAGTGTCCATCATGGCAGATATGATGGAAGTAATGGGCTTTAATGCTGAGAATATGGAAAATGCCCTGAAAAAAGGGTTCTTGAATGCGACTGAACTTGCTGACTATTTAGTCGGTAAAGGCATTCCCTTCCGTGAAGCTCACCACATTACCGGATCGGCTGTTGCTCATGCAGAAACAGCAGGTAAAGGGCTTGAGGATATGACGCTTGCCGAGCTTAAGTCTTTTTCAGATAAAATTGATGAAGATGTGTTCGAGATTCTTTCATATGAGGCCGCGGTAAGACGTAGAGTGTCTCCCGGTGGAACTGGGCCTGAGTCTGTTAAGTCTCAGATTGCTGAACTAAAAGTCTGGCTAAAGAAATAA
- a CDS encoding argininosuccinate synthase gives MSKVEKVVLAYSGGLDTSVILKWIKQEYDCEVITLTADLGQGEELDGIEEKALATGASKAFVEDLREEFARDFIFPCFRAGAIYEGRYLLGTAIARPLIAKRMVEIAESEGAQAVAHGATGKGNDQVRFELGAMGMNPRLLNIAPWREWDLKSRTDLMAFAKDNGIDIPVTRRKPWSMDANLLHVSFEGSELEDPWNAPSPESYRYCTPIEKAPNDPEIITIDFERGDPVAINGVSHSPAALVEKLNEIGGKHGIGRVDMVENRFVGMKSRGVYETPGGTIIHVAHRDLEGLCMDREVMHLRDSLIPKYAEMVYNGYWYAPERIALQAMIDKTQEKITGTVRVKLYKGNVIPEGRKSPYSLYRADLATFEEDEVYDQKDAEGFIKLIGLRLKGKTAESGSNWLTDGNNCDK, from the coding sequence ATGAGTAAAGTAGAAAAAGTAGTATTGGCATATTCAGGTGGTCTTGATACCTCCGTTATATTGAAATGGATCAAGCAGGAGTATGACTGCGAAGTTATTACTCTAACTGCTGACCTAGGTCAGGGAGAAGAGCTTGATGGAATTGAAGAAAAAGCTCTTGCAACTGGTGCTAGTAAGGCATTTGTTGAAGATCTGCGCGAAGAATTTGCTCGCGATTTCATTTTTCCATGTTTCCGCGCAGGCGCAATTTACGAAGGACGTTACCTCCTCGGAACTGCCATTGCTCGTCCTTTGATTGCTAAAAGAATGGTTGAAATTGCCGAGAGCGAAGGCGCTCAGGCTGTAGCACATGGTGCGACAGGCAAAGGTAATGATCAGGTCCGTTTTGAACTTGGCGCAATGGGAATGAATCCTAGGCTTCTAAATATTGCCCCTTGGCGTGAGTGGGATCTTAAATCCCGTACAGACCTCATGGCTTTTGCTAAAGATAATGGTATTGATATTCCGGTTACGCGCCGTAAACCATGGTCAATGGACGCTAACCTTCTTCACGTAAGTTTTGAAGGTTCTGAGCTTGAAGATCCGTGGAATGCGCCTTCTCCTGAATCATACAGATATTGTACTCCTATTGAAAAAGCACCTAATGATCCTGAAATTATTACTATTGATTTCGAACGCGGTGACCCTGTTGCAATCAACGGTGTTAGTCACTCCCCCGCAGCATTAGTTGAAAAACTTAATGAAATCGGTGGAAAGCACGGAATTGGTAGAGTTGATATGGTAGAGAATAGATTTGTTGGAATGAAATCCCGCGGTGTATACGAAACTCCTGGTGGAACAATCATTCACGTTGCACATCGCGATCTTGAAGGTCTTTGCATGGACCGCGAGGTTATGCATCTCAGAGACAGCCTCATTCCTAAGTATGCTGAAATGGTATACAATGGATACTGGTATGCTCCTGAACGCATAGCTCTTCAGGCAATGATTGATAAGACTCAGGAAAAAATTACTGGAACAGTTAGAGTTAAGCTCTACAAAGGTAATGTTATTCCTGAAGGGCGTAAGTCTCCTTACTCTCTCTATCGTGCTGATCTTGCTACTTTTGAAGAAGATGAAGTTTACGACCAGAAAGATGCAGAAGGTTTCATTAAGCTCATCGGTCTTAGACTGAAAGGCAAAACTGCTGAGTCTGGGTCCAATTGGCTCACAGATGGCAATAACTGCGACAAATAG